One region of Parafrankia discariae genomic DNA includes:
- a CDS encoding class I SAM-dependent DNA methyltransferase, with the protein MPPRKKSAQAGPPTMAQLRETLWKTADKLRGSMDAAQYKDFVLGLIFLKYVSDAFAERRERIRRDALADGIDESRVEEFLEDVAEYAGQGVFWVPGQARWEHIAANARSAGIGELLNAAMEAVMRTNPALTGVLPQIFNGEGVDQHRLGELVDLLGDARFTGHRSTARPASTPAGEDGALFGESVTGVPTEAATRPARDVLGEVYEYFLERFARAEGRRGGEFYTPASVVRLLVDVLEPYEGRVYDPCCGSGGMFVQAEKFVVAHRGLTHSGDIAVYGQESNERTWRLAKMNLAIHGITGDLSARWDDTLRNDRHPDLRADFILANPPFNMSDWARAVDDQRWRYGTPPTGNANFAWLQHIIAKLGSRGTAGVVMANGSMSSKQSGEGEIRAALVEADLVACMIALPPQLFRTTQIPACLWFLAKDKGQLGTRRLTGRRGETLFIDARDMGSMIDRTERVLTDGDLEKITDTYRAWRGAESARDKGLAYENIPGFCYSASTEEIRTHDHVLTPGRYVGAAEADISNDEPVAERIERLAKELFVHFEESARLEKEVRSQLERLDA; encoded by the coding sequence ATGCCCCCACGGAAGAAGTCCGCTCAGGCCGGACCGCCCACCATGGCCCAGTTGCGCGAGACGCTGTGGAAGACGGCCGACAAGCTGCGTGGCTCGATGGACGCCGCCCAGTACAAGGACTTCGTCCTCGGCCTGATCTTCCTCAAGTACGTCTCGGACGCGTTCGCCGAGCGGCGCGAGCGGATCCGGCGGGATGCACTCGCCGACGGGATCGACGAGTCCCGGGTCGAGGAGTTCCTTGAGGACGTGGCCGAGTACGCCGGGCAGGGTGTGTTCTGGGTGCCGGGGCAGGCCCGGTGGGAGCACATCGCGGCGAACGCGAGAAGCGCCGGTATCGGGGAACTGCTGAACGCGGCGATGGAGGCCGTGATGAGGACGAACCCGGCGCTCACCGGTGTCCTCCCACAGATCTTCAACGGAGAGGGCGTCGACCAGCACCGGCTCGGCGAGCTCGTCGACCTGCTCGGTGACGCCCGCTTCACCGGCCACCGGTCGACCGCGCGGCCCGCGTCCACGCCTGCCGGCGAGGACGGTGCGCTTTTCGGTGAATCCGTCACCGGAGTTCCGACGGAAGCGGCGACCCGGCCGGCGCGGGACGTGCTGGGGGAGGTGTACGAGTATTTTCTGGAGAGGTTCGCCCGCGCCGAGGGCAGGCGCGGCGGTGAGTTCTACACCCCGGCCAGCGTGGTGCGGTTGCTTGTCGATGTGCTGGAACCCTACGAGGGCCGGGTGTACGACCCGTGCTGCGGTTCGGGCGGCATGTTCGTCCAGGCGGAGAAGTTCGTCGTCGCGCACCGAGGGCTCACCCACTCCGGCGACATCGCCGTCTACGGCCAGGAGTCGAACGAACGGACCTGGCGGCTGGCGAAGATGAACCTCGCCATCCACGGGATCACCGGTGATCTGAGCGCCCGGTGGGACGACACCCTCCGCAACGACCGGCATCCGGACCTGCGGGCCGACTTCATCCTGGCGAACCCGCCCTTCAACATGTCCGACTGGGCACGCGCCGTCGACGACCAGCGCTGGCGGTACGGGACCCCGCCGACCGGCAACGCGAACTTCGCCTGGCTGCAGCACATCATCGCCAAACTGGGCTCCCGCGGGACCGCCGGCGTGGTGATGGCGAACGGCTCGATGTCGTCGAAACAGTCCGGCGAGGGCGAGATCCGCGCCGCGCTGGTCGAGGCGGACCTGGTGGCCTGCATGATCGCGCTGCCGCCGCAGCTGTTCCGCACCACCCAGATCCCCGCCTGCCTGTGGTTCCTCGCGAAGGACAAGGGCCAGCTGGGCACCCGCCGGCTCACCGGACGGCGCGGCGAGACGCTGTTCATCGACGCCCGCGACATGGGTTCGATGATCGACCGCACCGAGCGCGTCCTCACCGACGGTGACCTTGAGAAGATCACCGACACCTACCGCGCCTGGCGTGGCGCGGAGTCGGCCCGCGACAAGGGCCTGGCCTACGAGAACATTCCCGGCTTCTGCTATTCGGCCTCCACCGAGGAGATCCGCACCCACGACCACGTCCTGACCCCGGGCCGCTACGTAGGCGCCGCCGAAGCCGACATCTCCAACGACGAGCCGGTGGCCGAGAGGATCGAGCGCCTCGCCAAGGAACTCTTCGTCCACTTCGAAGAGTCCGCTCGGCTGGAAAAGGAAGTTCGCAGCCAACTGGAGCGCCTCGATGCCTGA
- a CDS encoding Ig-like domain-containing protein codes for MVVAALTPLALALAAAAPAVVAPAAAAAAEPQQPVIHVTSVDVPVPSAAAGANTTAVTSCPAGSVLVSGGMWGSKIDATDPIPPINGLRAKGSFPSDANGISSTDGAQNPEHWAAVGNFGGQTEDGDKITSFAVCAEGANLDHRVVAVTAVPGPVRAGLAYATAACPDGTVVVGGSAYTPPPQSPSLKALGSFPSDAQGNPLPDGAINPRYWTAMGLINGQSDGTAQTIAWAICAEPGETEIRVARTDGLGPQEGSGYAILTASCPTDLTLLGGGEGVQRGVTAGPPAAGTHLRGNYPSDAVGDPVVNGTTNPSSWSAIIAAGGGAGTGDQVASAYALCADFDHDSSVSLTPSTTSPLFGRPVELTATVSPVVPGAGTPTGSVTFFDGTIPVATVPLTMGTATLRTTNLQPGAREITARYSGGPTFKPSATPTPATITVGFSQPCITTVHKGAITVTAEQSLCLGAGGRQQGAITVQPGGALAVTGAEIAGTVSINQAAAFSLCQTSVNGAITVQGSTGLVLIGSDYLPCTGSTVKGTLTVNTNTGGLSVSGTTISGPLTVKNNSGDGPDPADPVPAVTANTIGGGLSCTGNIPTVRERGNTVNGVRSGQCR; via the coding sequence GTGGTGGTCGCCGCGCTGACCCCACTCGCGCTGGCCCTCGCCGCGGCGGCGCCCGCCGTCGTGGCACCGGCCGCGGCCGCGGCGGCGGAACCGCAGCAGCCGGTGATCCATGTGACCAGCGTCGATGTTCCCGTGCCGTCCGCCGCGGCGGGGGCGAACACGACGGCGGTGACATCGTGCCCGGCGGGCAGCGTGCTGGTCAGCGGAGGCATGTGGGGCAGCAAGATCGATGCCACCGACCCCATCCCCCCCATCAACGGGCTGCGCGCGAAGGGGAGCTTCCCCAGCGACGCGAACGGGATCAGCAGCACCGACGGCGCGCAGAACCCCGAGCACTGGGCGGCCGTCGGCAACTTCGGCGGGCAGACCGAAGACGGTGACAAGATCACCAGCTTCGCGGTGTGCGCCGAGGGAGCGAACCTCGACCACCGGGTGGTCGCCGTGACCGCCGTCCCCGGCCCGGTCCGGGCCGGCCTCGCCTACGCCACCGCCGCGTGTCCCGACGGGACCGTCGTCGTGGGCGGCAGCGCGTACACGCCTCCCCCGCAGTCACCCAGCCTGAAAGCGCTGGGCAGCTTCCCCAGCGACGCCCAGGGCAACCCGCTCCCGGACGGAGCGATCAACCCCCGGTACTGGACCGCCATGGGTCTCATCAACGGGCAGTCGGACGGGACCGCGCAGACCATTGCGTGGGCCATCTGCGCCGAACCCGGTGAGACGGAGATCAGGGTGGCCCGGACGGACGGTCTCGGCCCGCAGGAAGGCAGCGGATACGCGATCCTCACCGCGAGCTGCCCGACGGACCTCACCCTGCTGGGGGGCGGAGAAGGCGTACAGAGGGGCGTCACAGCCGGGCCGCCGGCCGCCGGTACCCACCTCCGTGGCAACTATCCCAGCGACGCGGTCGGTGATCCGGTCGTCAACGGGACGACCAACCCGTCGTCCTGGAGCGCGATCATCGCGGCTGGCGGGGGAGCCGGAACGGGCGACCAGGTCGCGAGCGCGTACGCACTGTGTGCCGACTTCGACCACGACTCGTCGGTCTCGCTGACCCCGAGCACCACGAGCCCGCTGTTCGGGCGGCCCGTCGAACTGACGGCCACGGTGTCACCGGTCGTGCCCGGCGCCGGCACCCCGACCGGTTCCGTCACCTTCTTCGACGGGACGATCCCCGTGGCGACCGTCCCGCTGACCATGGGCACGGCCACCTTGCGCACCACCAACCTGCAGCCCGGAGCCCGCGAGATCACGGCCCGCTACAGCGGCGGTCCGACCTTCAAACCCAGCGCGACCCCGACACCGGCCACGATCACGGTCGGCTTCAGCCAGCCCTGCATCACCACCGTGCACAAGGGTGCCATCACCGTGACGGCCGAGCAGTCCCTGTGCCTCGGGGCCGGCGGCCGGCAGCAGGGCGCGATCACGGTACAGCCCGGCGGCGCACTGGCCGTGACCGGAGCCGAGATCGCCGGGACGGTCTCCATCAACCAGGCCGCCGCGTTCAGCCTGTGCCAGACGTCGGTGAACGGAGCCATCACGGTGCAGGGCAGCACCGGCCTCGTCCTGATCGGCTCGGACTACCTGCCCTGCACGGGCAGCACCGTCAAGGGCACCCTGACCGTGAACACCAACACCGGTGGGCTGTCGGTCAGCGGCACCACGATCAGCGGGCCGCTCACGGTCAAGAACAACAGCGGTGACGGACCGGACCCCGCCGACCCCGTCCCCGCCGTCACCGCGAACACCATCGGCGGCGGGCTGAGCTGCACCGGAAACATTCCCACCGTGCGGGAGAGGGGCAACACCGTCAACGGCGTCCGATCGGGACAGTGCCGATAG
- a CDS encoding restriction endonuclease subunit S yields MPEWRRISLADLVRLRRGFDLPAPERRAGRFPVVGSAGVSGWHDRGPIAGPGITLGRSGSSIGTVTYVPSDYWPLNTVLFVEDFQGNDPRFLYFLLRTIDFARFNSGSAQPSLNRNYIAAVELRAPEHPEQRAIAAVLGALDDKIALNRRLAATARELAEARYAAATRGPGRRELRLGDLVETLTRGITPRYTADDAALVVLNQKCVRAGRVDLAPSRGTEPAAVPAAKRLRADDVLVNSTGTGTLGRVARWVHATRATVDSHVTVVRFAPDRLDPVCGAFALLAAQPRITLLGEGSTGQTELSRAKLNDLVIVVPAAERCAGIGAELAALDARGEAAHAESAALARLRDALSPKLMSGEVRVRDAERTMESML; encoded by the coding sequence ATGCCTGAATGGCGGCGCATCTCCCTCGCTGACCTGGTTCGGCTGCGGCGGGGATTCGACCTGCCGGCGCCGGAACGCCGGGCCGGTCGTTTTCCGGTGGTCGGTTCCGCCGGGGTCAGCGGGTGGCACGACCGGGGGCCGATCGCCGGGCCTGGGATCACTCTCGGGCGCAGCGGTTCGTCAATCGGCACGGTGACGTACGTGCCGTCTGACTACTGGCCGTTGAACACCGTGCTGTTCGTCGAGGACTTCCAGGGCAACGATCCGCGTTTTCTCTACTTCCTGCTACGGACGATCGACTTCGCCCGGTTCAACTCGGGGAGCGCGCAGCCGTCACTCAACCGCAACTACATCGCCGCCGTCGAGCTGCGCGCGCCGGAGCATCCCGAGCAGCGGGCGATCGCGGCGGTGCTGGGCGCCCTCGACGACAAGATCGCGCTGAATCGGCGTCTCGCCGCGACCGCCCGCGAGCTCGCCGAGGCCCGGTACGCGGCGGCGACGCGCGGGCCGGGCCGCCGGGAGCTCAGGCTCGGTGACCTGGTCGAGACGCTGACCCGGGGGATCACACCCCGGTACACGGCGGACGACGCCGCCCTCGTCGTGCTCAACCAGAAGTGCGTGCGCGCCGGCCGGGTCGACCTCGCTCCGTCCCGCGGGACGGAGCCGGCCGCGGTCCCCGCCGCGAAGCGGCTGCGGGCGGACGACGTCCTGGTCAACTCGACGGGCACCGGCACCCTGGGCCGGGTGGCGAGGTGGGTGCATGCGACGCGGGCGACCGTCGACTCGCATGTCACCGTCGTCCGGTTCGCGCCGGACCGGTTGGACCCGGTGTGCGGGGCGTTCGCCCTGCTGGCCGCGCAGCCGAGGATCACCTTGCTGGGCGAGGGCAGCACCGGCCAGACCGAGCTGAGCAGGGCCAAGCTGAACGACCTGGTCATCGTGGTGCCGGCGGCCGAGCGGTGTGCCGGGATCGGCGCCGAGCTGGCGGCGCTGGACGCGCGCGGTGAGGCGGCGCACGCGGAGTCGGCGGCGCTGGCCCGGCTGCGGGACGCGCTGTCGCCGAAGCTGATGTCCGGGGAGGTCCGGGTCCGGGACGCGGAGCGGACCATGGAGAGCATGCTGTGA
- a CDS encoding Ig-like domain-containing protein: MAVALSTLALALAAAAPAVVAPAAAAAAEPQEPVIRVTAADVPVPVTPSGSATAVTWCPTGSVLLGGGVRASGINVTDPVPPINGLRAKGTFPSHADGTQINDQTGEIPEYWAGVGDFFGQPEDGARVSSFAVCVSGATLLGQLAVRAQLAIGPREAGIVQTTAACPGGTVAVSGGGLALSGSVAGLKTVSSFPSDAAGNPLPDGATDPRYWTAVVVGSGPAPANTRTMASVMCAKPADIDIRVVRKDGLGPQVSNGQVISTASCPADLALLGGGEHLQRGAGGAYAADAYVRGSYPSDPAGVPAGNGSTNPSSWSSLIAAGGSGGTGDQVTSTFALCADFDHDTSTSLATNTTSPLFGRPVELTASVLPALRTVGSPTGTVTFSDGTAPLATVALTAAGNAVFRTSGLQPGTHQITASYSGGPTFHPSSTAPTAITVGFSEPCLTTVHKSTLTVRPEQALCIGPGGQQKGAVNVEPGGALAVTGAEIVGTVSSSGASAFTLCQSSVSGGVTVQAGTGLVLIGSDHLPCAGNTIKGALNVTGNTGGVQIIGNTTGGSLTVKDNGGNGPDPENPVPAVTTNQVGGSLSCSGNTPTLRQTANTAHGSRSGQCK, from the coding sequence GTGGCCGTCGCGCTGTCCACACTCGCGCTGGCCCTCGCCGCGGCGGCGCCCGCCGTCGTGGCACCGGCCGCAGCCGCCGCGGCGGAACCGCAGGAACCGGTGATCCGCGTCACCGCCGCCGACGTTCCCGTCCCGGTTACGCCGTCGGGCTCCGCGACTGCGGTGACCTGGTGCCCGACGGGCAGCGTGCTGCTCGGCGGGGGTGTACGGGCCAGCGGGATCAACGTCACCGACCCCGTCCCCCCCATCAACGGGCTGCGCGCGAAGGGGACCTTCCCCAGCCACGCGGACGGGACCCAGATCAATGACCAGACGGGGGAGATCCCCGAGTACTGGGCCGGTGTGGGCGACTTCTTCGGGCAGCCCGAAGACGGCGCCAGGGTCTCCAGTTTCGCGGTGTGTGTCTCGGGAGCGACGTTGCTCGGCCAACTGGCGGTCCGCGCACAACTCGCGATCGGCCCGAGAGAGGCCGGCATCGTCCAGACGACGGCCGCGTGTCCCGGCGGGACCGTGGCGGTGAGTGGCGGCGGGCTGGCGCTGTCCGGGTCGGTGGCCGGCCTGAAGACGGTGAGCAGTTTTCCCAGCGACGCTGCGGGGAACCCGCTCCCGGACGGAGCGACGGACCCTCGGTACTGGACCGCCGTGGTGGTCGGCAGCGGGCCGGCTCCGGCGAACACGCGGACCATGGCGAGCGTCATGTGCGCCAAGCCCGCCGACATCGATATCAGGGTGGTTCGCAAGGACGGTCTCGGCCCGCAGGTCAGCAACGGTCAGGTGATCTCCACCGCGAGCTGCCCGGCGGATCTGGCTCTGCTGGGCGGCGGGGAGCACCTGCAAAGGGGCGCGGGTGGGGCGTATGCGGCCGACGCGTATGTGCGTGGCAGCTACCCCAGTGACCCGGCGGGTGTTCCCGCCGGCAACGGGTCGACCAATCCCTCCTCGTGGAGTTCACTCATCGCGGCGGGTGGGTCCGGCGGGACGGGCGATCAGGTCACAAGCACCTTCGCGCTGTGCGCCGACTTCGACCATGACACGTCGACCTCGCTGGCGACGAACACCACGAGCCCGCTGTTCGGGCGGCCCGTCGAACTGACGGCCTCGGTGCTGCCGGCCCTGCGCACTGTCGGCAGCCCGACCGGAACCGTCACCTTCTCGGACGGGACGGCCCCCCTGGCGACCGTTGCGCTGACTGCCGCGGGGAACGCCGTCTTCCGTACTTCCGGCCTGCAGCCCGGAACCCACCAGATCACGGCGAGCTACAGCGGAGGCCCGACCTTCCACCCCAGCTCCACGGCACCAACGGCGATCACGGTCGGTTTCAGTGAGCCGTGCCTCACCACCGTGCACAAGAGCACCCTGACGGTGCGGCCCGAGCAGGCCCTCTGCATCGGCCCCGGCGGCCAGCAGAAGGGTGCGGTGAATGTCGAACCGGGCGGCGCGTTGGCGGTGACCGGCGCTGAGATCGTCGGGACGGTCTCCAGTAGCGGCGCCTCCGCGTTCACGCTGTGCCAAAGCTCGGTGAGCGGCGGTGTCACGGTCCAGGCCGGCACCGGCCTCGTCCTGATCGGCTCGGATCATCTGCCCTGTGCGGGTAACACGATCAAGGGCGCCCTGAACGTGACCGGTAATACCGGAGGCGTACAGATCATCGGCAACACGACCGGTGGATCGCTGACGGTCAAGGACAACGGCGGTAACGGCCCGGACCCCGAGAATCCCGTCCCCGCGGTGACCACGAACCAGGTCGGTGGCTCCCTGAGCTGCAGCGGGAACACTCCCACCCTGCGGCAGACGGCCAACACCGCCCACGGCTCCCGATCCGGACAGTGCAAATGA
- a CDS encoding exonuclease SbcCD subunit D, producing MKFLHTSDWHLGKTLKGRNRLDEQRAVLGEIIGIAREHEVDAVLVAGDVYDSAAPPAAAQQLAVQALVALRGTGAEVVVIAGNHDHQPTFDAYRPLMSAAGITLVGTPRTAADGGVVTFRAPGTGEPVTVAALPFVSQRYAVRAADLVTQTPDQTSARYDQVVRALVEQLRGGFDDNAVNLVLAHLTVTNGLFGGGERMAQSIFEYHVSAAAFPADAHYVALGHLHRRQTLAAPCPVVYSGAPLAVDFGEQENTNVVCLVEASPGVPARVTDIALTAGRRLRTVRGTVAELAARAPELAEDLLRVVVREPARAGLRDDVQELLPNALEVGIDPEFRVALGGSRPSAAALARRSPADLFREYCAAERFDDPRVEALFVRLHDDASSGD from the coding sequence ATGAAGTTCCTGCACACCTCGGACTGGCACCTCGGCAAGACGCTCAAGGGACGCAACCGGCTCGACGAGCAGCGCGCGGTACTCGGGGAGATCATCGGGATCGCCCGGGAGCACGAGGTCGACGCGGTGCTCGTCGCCGGGGACGTCTACGACAGCGCGGCCCCGCCGGCGGCGGCCCAGCAGCTCGCCGTGCAGGCGCTGGTCGCGTTGCGCGGCACCGGGGCCGAGGTGGTCGTGATCGCGGGCAACCACGACCATCAGCCGACCTTCGACGCCTACCGGCCGCTGATGTCCGCCGCCGGGATCACCCTGGTCGGAACGCCGCGCACCGCCGCCGACGGTGGGGTGGTCACGTTCCGGGCGCCTGGCACCGGGGAGCCGGTGACCGTGGCGGCGTTGCCGTTCGTCTCCCAGCGGTACGCCGTCCGCGCCGCAGACCTGGTGACCCAGACGCCCGACCAGACCTCGGCCCGCTACGACCAGGTCGTGCGCGCCCTGGTGGAACAGTTGCGCGGCGGCTTCGACGACAACGCGGTGAACCTCGTCCTGGCCCATCTGACGGTGACGAACGGCCTGTTCGGCGGCGGGGAGCGGATGGCCCAGTCGATCTTCGAGTATCACGTGTCCGCGGCGGCGTTCCCCGCGGACGCCCACTATGTGGCGCTGGGGCATCTGCACCGGCGGCAGACCCTCGCCGCGCCGTGTCCGGTGGTGTACTCCGGTGCGCCGCTCGCGGTCGACTTCGGGGAGCAGGAGAACACGAACGTGGTGTGCCTCGTCGAGGCGAGCCCCGGCGTCCCCGCCCGGGTCACCGACATCGCGCTGACGGCCGGCCGCCGGCTGCGGACGGTCCGCGGCACGGTCGCCGAGCTCGCCGCGCGGGCCCCGGAGCTCGCAGAGGACCTGCTGCGGGTGGTGGTGCGCGAGCCGGCCCGGGCGGGGCTGCGCGACGACGTCCAGGAGCTGCTGCCGAACGCGCTCGAGGTCGGCATCGATCCGGAGTTCCGGGTGGCCCTCGGCGGGTCACGCCCGAGCGCGGCGGCGCTGGCGCGGCGCAGCCCGGCGGACCTGTTCCGGGAGTACTGCGCCGCCGAGCGGTTCGACGATCCCCGGGTCGAGGCGCTGTTCGTCCGGCTGCACGACGACGCCTCCAGCGGCGACTGA
- a CDS encoding ATP-binding protein has product MTVEVGGANGRRTAGPARKAAAVAPVGRVLGTEENTPLLFHVALLEGSYLQLDDVVVTVRAVPGVGPVMTAGIVTQVRARHEGASFGSDVFLIADGVLPAQVQEIAEVTTTRVEPEVYVPPLPGEQVRRATGDERATALYFDMMDKRIPVGIGRDGNPIYVNLEFLDGTRGAHVSISGISGVATKTSFALFLLHSIFRCGVLGRAAVNTKALVFSVKGEDLLFLDHGNVRIDDDVRARYRLLDLPAEPFRSVGFFAPPLPDDTSGRPHVASRPTGVAAFWWTIQEFCAGELLPYVFADAEDDRNQYTIVVHQVALRLRTDAVPAGADGAVSIDGQLVRTYSELVDLIVDRLTDEETRRDWAGPVTGAGTVNAFVRRLRSSLRSLRSLIRADLADSPRRRVSTADQQVTVVDLHNLPERAQRFVVGVVLAAETRRKEEAGAGGLLFTMIDELNKYAPREGTSPIKEVLLDIAERGRSLGIILIGAQQTASEVERRIIANSSIKVVGRLDSAEAGRPEYGFLPPGQRARATLAKPGTMFISQPEIPVPLAVEFPFPAWATRHSETAGLASAATDPPPGSPTGPPGKPPPAPMPRNPFDLLPNPTDEAPPF; this is encoded by the coding sequence ATGACGGTTGAGGTCGGTGGGGCGAACGGCAGGCGTACCGCCGGCCCGGCGCGGAAGGCGGCGGCCGTGGCGCCGGTCGGCCGGGTGCTCGGCACGGAGGAGAACACGCCTCTGCTGTTCCACGTCGCCCTGCTGGAGGGCAGCTACCTGCAGCTTGACGACGTGGTCGTCACCGTCCGCGCGGTGCCCGGGGTCGGGCCGGTGATGACCGCCGGCATCGTCACCCAGGTGCGGGCCCGGCACGAGGGCGCGTCCTTCGGCTCGGATGTCTTCCTGATCGCCGACGGCGTCCTGCCCGCGCAGGTGCAGGAGATCGCCGAGGTCACCACGACCCGGGTGGAGCCGGAGGTCTACGTCCCGCCGCTGCCCGGTGAGCAGGTGCGGCGGGCGACCGGCGACGAGCGGGCGACGGCGCTGTACTTCGACATGATGGACAAGCGGATCCCGGTCGGCATCGGGCGGGACGGCAACCCGATCTACGTCAACCTCGAGTTCCTCGACGGCACCCGGGGCGCGCACGTCTCCATCAGCGGCATCTCGGGGGTCGCCACCAAGACCAGTTTCGCGCTCTTCCTGCTGCATTCGATCTTCCGCTGTGGGGTGCTGGGGCGGGCCGCGGTGAACACCAAGGCGCTGGTGTTCTCGGTGAAGGGCGAGGACCTGCTGTTCCTCGACCACGGCAACGTCCGGATCGACGACGATGTGCGCGCGCGCTACCGCCTGCTGGACCTGCCCGCCGAGCCGTTCCGCTCGGTCGGCTTCTTCGCCCCGCCGCTGCCCGACGACACCTCGGGACGGCCGCACGTCGCCTCCCGGCCTACCGGGGTGGCCGCGTTCTGGTGGACGATCCAGGAGTTCTGCGCGGGTGAGCTGCTGCCGTACGTGTTCGCCGACGCCGAGGACGACCGCAACCAGTACACGATCGTCGTCCACCAGGTGGCCCTGCGGCTGCGCACGGACGCGGTGCCCGCCGGCGCCGACGGGGCCGTCAGCATCGACGGCCAGCTGGTGCGGACCTACTCCGAGCTGGTCGACCTGATCGTCGACCGGCTGACCGACGAGGAGACGCGCCGGGACTGGGCCGGCCCGGTGACGGGCGCCGGGACGGTCAACGCGTTCGTCCGCCGGCTGCGGTCGTCGTTGCGTTCGCTGCGGTCGCTGATCCGGGCGGATCTGGCGGACAGTCCGCGCCGGCGGGTGTCGACGGCCGACCAGCAGGTGACCGTGGTCGACCTGCACAACCTGCCGGAGCGGGCGCAGCGGTTCGTCGTCGGGGTGGTGCTCGCCGCGGAGACGAGACGCAAGGAGGAGGCCGGCGCCGGCGGCCTGCTGTTCACGATGATCGACGAGCTGAACAAGTACGCCCCGCGGGAGGGCACGAGCCCCATCAAGGAGGTGCTGCTCGACATCGCCGAGCGTGGCCGTTCGCTGGGCATCATCCTGATCGGCGCGCAGCAGACCGCGAGCGAGGTCGAGCGGCGGATCATCGCGAACAGCTCGATCAAGGTGGTCGGCCGGCTGGACTCGGCCGAGGCGGGCCGGCCCGAGTACGGGTTCCTGCCGCCCGGGCAGCGCGCCCGGGCCACGCTGGCCAAGCCGGGCACGATGTTCATCTCCCAGCCGGAGATCCCGGTGCCGCTCGCGGTGGAGTTCCCGTTCCCCGCCTGGGCGACCCGGCACTCCGAGACCGCGGGCCTCGCATCCGCGGCCACCGACCCGCCGCCCGGCTCACCCACCGGACCGCCCGGCAAGCCGCCCCCCGCGCCGATGCCCCGCAACCCCTTCGACCTCCTGCCCAACCCCACCGACGAGGCCCCGCCGTTCTGA